The Caldalkalibacillus salinus nucleotide sequence TCGTTCGTTCCTTCAGACAACGCGTCGATGCCATCATGTAGGTCTTGGTATTCACTTGCGAGCTGGTCTACACCTTCTGTATAGTGTAATAGGCCGTCGTGAAACTCTCCATAATCGGAGGTCAATTGAGCCAATCCTTCCTGTAATTCCTTGAGTGCATTCATATCATCCGTCCCTTTAAGAGATGATGAAAGATCGTTTGCCGTTGAATGTAGCGCGTGTGCCATTTCCTGAATAGAATCATTCATGGCCTTCAATGTTGTATTCACTGACTCAAAACCTTCTTGTACTTCGGCGTAGGTTTTCTTAACTTTAAGTGCAGCCGAATACGTTTCGATCAACTGATTGAGCACATCTTGATCTGCGCCACTCGTATATAAACGTTGTATTTCTTCTTCCGTTATATCGTACTCAGGGATGTCCCCCATGGCACCGTCCAATGTGTTGTAAGCCATGTCGTAGTTCTCTCTTAGCGTCGATAGCCCATCCGCTGTTTCATGTAAGCCATCCGCTAATTGAGTGAGCCCATCGGGAAGGCTTTGCAGTTCACTGAGATCCACTTCTTCCGTGTCGTTTTGAAGACGATCATTGATTGTGCCAAGAGCTTCGTTAATGGCCGAAGAAGCATTAACGAGTTCAGAAGACGCTTCGCTGATGTCCATCATGCCTTGTTGGTACTCTGCTGAGCCCTGACGCAGGTCTTTTGCACCGTTATTTAAATCCGTCACACCCGTTCTTAATGCCGTGACTCCCTCATGAATGTCGTTAATCGCATCTGAAAGTGTACGGATGTCTTCTGTTAACCCATTGGCATCAACCTCTAGGGCCATGTTGGATGGAACCGCGGATATTTCGATACTTTCCATTTCAAAGTCCACCACGTCTGCTTCGAACTGTATATGCCCCTCTTCTTCAGGCATCACAGTAAAGGTGAGAATCTTATCCTTGCCTGCGTTGGCCATCATGGCGTCGGGGGTCTGAATATGGCTATAGATAGAAGGAGAAAGCGGAATAGAGACTTGTAGTAGATAGTTTTCGTAGAACGTTCGATCTACATTTTCGTTCGCCGATGTGGTCATGTTCATCTGTAAATGCCCGTCTTTACCGACAAGTTCTTCTGGTGTCATCTCCTCCCCGTTCAGCCGATAAGAGATGGTAAAGTCCCATGGTAATTCACGGCCATCCTTCATGTTACCTTGATAATAAAACTGACCTTCTGGCGCCTCAATCTGGACCCTATTATGCTCTTGGTGTATGTCAGATAAGTCCGTTAAGTTCCTTACGCTTGAGTACGAGCCGTAATCGTTAATCGTGCCTGGTTTACTTACATCCAACGTGTTCACCACATAGATGTCGGATCGTTCTCCTGTAGGGTCTAGTGTGGCGTATACCACCTCATCCTTGGAGGCAAGTTCGCCCTCCACTTTTTCCGCTTCAGATGTTTTATCCGCATCAACGTTAGGTGCCGCTTCAACTAGAAATGAAGGGATGATCAGCATCATAACCAGTACAACGAGTACATAACGTTTTTGTCTCATCGTCATTCCCCCTCATAAAAATTTGCTCGATACGTCGTTCGACTGATCCATCTATCCGTCATGAGCAGTAGCGCTGGTAAGAAGCAGACGACCACAACAAAGGCCAGCAACGCCCCTCTTCCCAGCAGCAGACCAATGGAAGAAACGATAGGATTGGAAGACGTCAGCCACAATATATACCCTACACTGGATAAAATGGAGGCTGATACGGAAATCGAGAACGTTTTCTCATCCAATGTCTTCTTAATCGCACGTAATGACGGCATCTTTCTACGATTCTCTTTATACGCGTCTGAAAGTAGAATGGCGTAGTCCACCGTAGCGGCCAGTTGGACCGTGCTAATGATCAGGTACCCGACAAAAACTAAGGAAGTAGCGGTGAAATACGGAATCGATAGATTGATCCATACAGCAGACTGAATTGTGATCAACAATATAAGTGGTATAGACACGGACCTAAAGGTGATGATAAGAACGATGGCTATGGTCACAACCGTTAGGATATTGACAACCGTGTTGTCTCTCATCACCGTGTTTTTGATGTCATATAGTGTGACACTTTCCCCTAGCGTGAGGGCCTCGTCTCCATAATAGTGGGCTGCTGTCTGCTGTACCGTTTCCACTACGCCAAAGGGAACATCACCCTCCTTACCAGTATCCGTATTGATAATCATGCGGCTATAATGCTCTGAAAAGAACTCACTCGTCATTGACTCATCGAGATATTCGGATGGGATCACAGACCCTACCGTATTCACATAAGCCATGACGCTTGTGACATGCTCTATTTCCTCTAAATCTTGTGCTAGTTTTGCCTCTTTGGCGACATCCCCTTTAGGGACGAGGACCACAATCGGGGTGAATGCCCCAAACGACGCTTCTATCTCTAGTAAATCGCTGCCCGCTCGTGTCGTTTCCGGCTGCTCCCCAAGACCATACGTAAACGCCGTTTGACTTTGGGCTAAGAAGCTCGGGATCAGAAGCGCAAAGACAACGATGACACTCAGCACCCGCATTTTTAGCACACGACCTCCGATGCCTTTGAAGCTAGGAACGAAGCTTTTGTGCTGAGTTTTATCAATCCATTTATAAAAGCATAACGTTAAAGCGGGTAAAAAGAGGATGACGGTCACGTAACTGAGGAAAATCCCTTTCACTAAGTTGAATCCAAGATCTGATCCGATTTCAAAATTCATAAATGTAAGGGCCGTAAATCCAAAAAACGTCGTCGCTGCACTCGCTGTAATCGTAGGGAAAGATTTTTTCACCGCTAGCTGCATCGCCTCTTCGACATGGTACTTCTTCTTCCTATAATCTGAAAAACTGTGCAGGAGAAAAATAGCATAATCTAGCGATACGGCGAGCTGTAATATTGGAGCGACCGATTGTGTAACGAAAGAAACCTCGCCGATGAACACGTTCGTTCCTAAGTTGATCACCACTGAAACGCCAATTGCAACCAAGAAAAACACGGGCTCTGCCCAGGAGGTGGTGGATAGGACCAATATAAGGATAATAATGGGTATGAGAAGTGACGCGGCGTAAAGGGTTTCCGTTCCCGCCATCTTTTGTGAAGTGGCCGTATCTAACGCCTCACCAGCGATAGCCCCTTTATCACCCACGAGCTCATATATGGCATCCGTAGCGGCGACTTCTTCACCATCGCGTACACTCAATGAAAATAACGCCTTGTTATCCTTGTAGTAGTCTTCTATTAACTCAGGCTCTATCATTTCAAGCGGTGTTTTCAAATCGACGAGGTCATCTAACCAGACAACATCGGACACCCCGTCAATCGCGACTAGTTGGCTTTTATAGTTTAGGGCTTCCTGAACCGTGACGTCATGTATCATGACTCTCGTATTTGGAACAGCCGTTGTAAATTCCTGATCCATGATGTCAATCGCTTGTGTCGATTGGGCATCATCGGGTAAGTAATCGACCATACGATAATTGACGGATACAAATAATTGCGCCACAGATGAGATGATCGCAATCAGTATAAAAGAAAAGACAATCCATTTTTTATATTTGGTCATTCTTGCTACTATGCCAATCATAACTCACCCCTTCTTGCAATGGCACGTTTTACACTTTACCATTATAAATACACAGTGTTGCTTATTCAACAAACAGTTTATTTACATACGTACAGTTGACAACACTAGGGGCCATTATGTTGGATTACGATAAAAAATAATAGTAAAGGGTGATAGGATTGAACGCTAAGTTAGACAGGAGAAAAAAATATACCCGCATGGTTCTAAAGGACAGTCTGATGTCATTATTAAAGGAAAAGCAAATTTCCTCGGTGACCGTAAAAGAACTATGTGAACGAGCCGATATCAATCGCTCAACGTTTTATTCCCATTACTCAGATCCGTATGATCTCCTATACAGTATTGAAGAAGAAATGATTGAGGATATAAACGAGACATTTAGTCAGTACAATTACACGAAGGAAGAAGAAGCCTTACAAATGACTGAAGTCATGCTAGAGTATATCGTGGCAAACAGCGAGAAATGTCAAATTCTTTTGAGTGAGCATGGGGATATAGCGTTCCAAAAGAGGATTATGAAGATCGCTCAGCAATTCTTGATGAAAAACTGGCTGGATGTCATCAGTTTCGATAAGGAAGATCAGGCGCTCTCAGAATATATCAGTATGTTTGTGGTTAGTGGTAGTATTCACGTGGTCAGAAACTGGTTGAATAATGGCATGGACCAGTCGCCAAAGGAAATGGCTAAAATCATCACGGACCTGACCAATAACGGGCTTTCCTCATTACGCTGATACGAATTAATGTTCTTTGTTCCATTGCATTGTACTAAAAAAAGACTGTAGATGAAGTCCGCTTCAGTGCTTCGTCTACAGTCTGATAAATGTGACATGATTGTTTTCTAATGGTTTATTTGAATGTTCATAATAGATTTTGAGCTAAACGAATCATATCCCTGCATTGTATCCCGTTCTCGTAGATGTCTTCTTGGTAATGGCTAGTAAAAAAGTCTCTATCAATACCAGTTATTCTAAACCCACATTTCTGATATAAAGCAAGCTGACCTATGCTTGAGTTTCCTGTCCCAATCTCAATTGTCTGGTACCCGTTTCTTTTCGCTGTCTGAATAGCATCCTTTATTAAAAGCCTTCCTATACCCCTACCATGCTTTTCTTCTACGACTGCAATGTTCACTAGCTCCACCGTTTCAGGCCTCGTTGGAAGTAGAACATAAATGCCAATCGTTTCATTGTTCATTTCTGCAATGTAACAATCCCCTCGCTCTAAGTACGCTTCCACTATACGTGGAGAAGGATCAGCTAATAGCAGCAATGCCATTGGTGGTTTTTCATCCTTATGTCGTAACCGGATATTCATGATCATCGTCTCCTATATGAAAGGCATTGAGTCATCCTCTATTTCATACACGTTTATGTATTGTTCGTAGGTGTTCCCTGATGAAAGGTCATTTGCCACTGATTATGCTTTAGTTGCCATATAGAACTTCTTAACGAGATTTTCATATCGTGGTGTCTCGTAGTCTGATAGGTTACTAGTGCTATATCTGGTGCCAATAGCTTCATATCAAAATCTGATACAGTATATGCTATCTTAAGGGTGGTTTCCTTGTGTGCGGCTACTAGTTGATCATGTTTACGATACACTTGACCTGACGAACCGATCTCATAAAAGTCCTCGGCGAGCAACGTGTCTAGATCTTTAGGGTCATACTTCATTAAGCGCTTTTCAAGTTCAAATATATACGCTCGTAACGATGAAAGTGCCATGCGTCACATCACTTCCTTTGTTAGACTATACCCTTATCAACCGCAACATGATCGTTATACTTTTCTATTATTCATCCGTGTTCCGTGACAACAATTTAATGATTTTCTCATTTTGTTCAATTTGTTGCTCAAGTCTAAATCTAATGACCTTCACCTTGTCATTTATCAAATAGATTCCGTAAACCATTACAGCCAAGATGATGACCATATACAAAATAAAAACATCGCTCATTTAGAATGCCACCTTTTCCTAGTCATAATTGAAGATAAGTCCCAAAGTCAAAGAACATGTCATGTAGACCTACATTGAGATCACTCATACTCTAACGCTCGTGTTATATTTTTTCGACGTCCCCTAATTCGGAGTGTGCCATGGGAAACAACCTCTTGTCACAAAATGATGGTTCTCATTTATTCTTCTACTGTCTAATAGTCATATCATAAAGCAGATTAAGTAACAAATACAAGTGATGCCGAATAGGGCAAAGTAGCTGGATGTTATGACCATATAACAACTCTTAGCCAGTTTCAACTCATGCAGTGAATTTTTTCTGCACCTCAAAAAAGAAAACCACCGCTAAGTGAGGCGATGGTTTTCACTACATGTTCCCGATTATTTTGATTCTTTTGACAAATAATCTTCTAGTTGATTGAAGGTGCCTGAAAATCCTGCATGAACCATATCTTGTGATGCTCCAAAGGTTTTAAGTTCCTCTTCGGTTGCTGATGCTGGCGTTATAATCGCTGTAAGGGTTGTTTGACCCTCGTCCTCGGTAAACATCAATGTATTCAGGGTCTCCAAAGGCCAACTTTCGTCAAAAGGGGCACGTACAATCTGACCTTCCTCATCAGAAAAGAAATTGGTGTAAACGATCTTCTCTGGAGCGACCATTTCATTGTATACAAATTTGACCCACATGACATCACCATCAGCAGGTTGCTGGCTGTAATGAAAGACACCGCCTGGGCGGAAATCTGATTGAGAAACATGAAACGCCCAACCTTTTGGCCCCCACCAGTTTTGTAAATGTTCTGCTTCGGTGAATGCTTTAAATACTTGTTCACGTGAAGCATTGAAAGTATGGGTTATTTCAACTCGAGCTAACATGTGATTCCTCCAATAATTTTAGTACATCATTATTTTTGTTGTTGTTTCTACATCGAAGTATTTTTGATTTTATATGTTTTGGAGAGCTTATCTATGTATATTTCTATATATGATGCTAAAGTCGTGCTCCCAGTTTACACCATCGTATGATTTCTCCCATGTACTATGAATGGTATTACCAGACTCCTTGATTTCACCAAAAAAACGTTGAGAGAAATCTAACGATGAAAAATCTGATGAATTTCTCCACATTTTCCAGATCCCATCTTCAAGAGACATGTTGTATAGACGAGCTACACCCCGAGAGCCGAAATAATGCTGTAAATAAGTACCATCGTTTAAGTCATAGTCATAAACGAGCATACTACTTGGAAATTCTGGGCGATCCACATTCGTACGTTGAATCATGAATTGACCGCCATCCATCCAGGCAAATGACGTTTGTCCATAAATGGATTGGTAATGCGGGTGGATCAATTCCAATTTCCATTCTCCTTCAAAAGTATCTAGTCGTTTCATAGCTCCGTCACGCATAGATTGTTCCATTGATAACCCCACCCATCCTTTTCAATCGTTTTAAAACCTATCTAGCATCGTGAGTCTTGACTCTATTGGTGTCTTTCAGGTTTGCTATAGACGTCAATCCCTTGCCTGTTTAACAAGGTAACACTATTGATGTTAAAATCGCTTTTATCAAAGAGAGGGCTGAGTTTTCGTTATCCCTCGTATGCTCTTTGTAACTCCGCAAGGTCAAGTTTCTTCATTTTAAATGTTGCTTGGGTCACACGCGCAATTTGTTCGGGTGTGCTATTGCTACTCATTATCTCTTCCATTTTTCTCGGTACAATCTGCCAAGACACGCCATACTGATCTTTGAGCCAGCCGCATTGCTCAGACTCAGGAACAACAGATAGCTTATGCCAATAGTCATCAATCTCTTCTTGTGAGTCGCAGTATACCATAAATGAAATGGCCTCGTTAAAACCGAATTTATGATCTCTCGCGCTGTCCATTGCGGCAAACCATTGATTCTCTAGCATGAAGTCAGAAAACATAATGGTTCCTTCCTTGTCAGGTTCCATGCCTTGAGGGTAGTGAACTTTGAGACCCTGTTTTGAATGCTTAAACACGGACAAATAAAAATGAACGGCTTCTTCGGCTTGGCCACATCGATCACCGACAAACATGAGCGAGGGGACAATCGGAGGTCGCTCTTCACCCTCTGGATCGGAGAGGATTAACTGCCATGACAAACCATACTTATCTTGAATCCAACCATATTTCTCACTAAACGGGTACTTGTCTAGTGGCATTAGCACAGTACCACCCTCGGACAATTTGGTCCAAACCTCACTTAAATGTTGGCTTGCGTTTTCTTCTCGCGACGGATCAAAGTTAACGATAAAAGACGTCGACGGATTGAAAGTAAATAAAGGCCCTGCATTGATGGCCATGAACTTTTGCCCCCTCAACTCAAAAGAAACTACATCGCAGTCTCCTGAAGGTGTGTCGTGGATTGTTGTTTCATTTGTAATTTTTGAGTCCGGGAAAATAGAAGCATAGAATTTTGCTGCTTCATTTGCCTCTTTGTCAAACCATAAATGCGGAACAATGTTTTGATTTGTATTCTGCATCGTTATTCCTCCTAACCTATTTTGTTTATCTTATCATTTTGAATGTATTGCGATTTCTTATAGATTGCTGAAAGTTGCTACTCTCTTTTTCTCTGTCAGTCGATGATTCGTCATCTTCCTCTGCATTTACTCTCTTATAGATGGAAAATAGCCCATTAAAAGTAAAGAAAAGCTGTTTGAACAACTTTTCTTTACTCTTGTAAATATGTATGGATCGTTTATATTAGACTATAAGTTCCTCGTTACCCGAGATCGTCGGAGCGTCCGGCTGCAAGGCGGGACCACTGGGCTGTCGGGCGACCGTCTAGCTGAAACTGACCACCTTTGGAGCCCCAACGCTGCGGCCAGCCCTCGGGCGAATCTTCCCAGAACTCCTGCCTGCCGTAGACAGTCAGGTCCAGCAATCCGTAAGACGGTGACATCAGTTCGTTGCCGCGACCAGTAGTCCAGTAGGTCTCGTAGACCTTGTCACCGTCCCGGATATAACTAACCAAGATGCCGAAGTGTCGCCCTACGATCAACCGGTCCACGGAGTCTTGGGGTACCGAGTACCAGGGAACCGTCCAGCCCATGAAGTCGCGATACTGCGAGCTTTCTTTATACGGTCCCTGACAAAAAGTCGCATAGCTCACGTCCCGTGAGTGTAGGTAGGACAGCTCGTTGATGTGAGTCGTGGAGAAGGTACAGCCCTCGCACTGCTCTGCGGCGGGCTTGCCGGTGTGCCACATGTGATAGTAGACGACTAGCTGGTGACGGCCCTCGAACGTCTCCAGCAGCGTGACTGGACCATCTGGGCCGATCAGCGGAATGGTCGAGTCCACCTCAACCATCGGCAGCCGCCGACGGGCTGCCGCAATTGCATCACCTTCGCGAGTATGCGCCTTCTCTCGAATCCGTAACTCATCCAGTTTGGCCTGCCAGGTGGACCGGTCGACCACTTTAGGCAACGTAGAAGTGTTGTAATTTTGATTCATTTTAATTATCTCCCTTCGCTACTGCTTACACTCCCAAATTTTATCACGTATAAATACAGAGGAATTCTTCTCGATTGCTTAAAAATCCTTTACTGTACTATTATTACCCGTCACCACCCGCTTGCCAACGATGACAACACCTTCGGCTTCTAGTAAACTTTTCTGTCGTTCAACCTTATCTGGATCGTTTAGAGCGATTTCACCCTTGGCATTAATGACACGGTGCCACGGTAAGAGGTACTTCGCACTTGATGAATGAAGGATTCTTGCCACTTGTCTTGCTGCACGCGGATGACCCGCTAGCCTGGCAACTTGACCATAGGTCATGGTATGACCTTTGGGAATGTGTTTAATAATATCAATGACGGCCACTGTAAAAGGTTGCACGGCTAAAGCTCCTCTCGCTAAGTGTGCTTGGTTCATTGCTTGGTTCATTCTTCTGTACGAAATGTAATGTTATTGAAGAAATATGTAAAACAAATAGAGAAAACCCAAGCGACGATTGCGACGATCAGCGCTTGGGTTTATTTTATCTCGTATTCACTGAGCTGTACACAGACGTTAATGATTAATACACGATAATCATGGATACGATTGACATCATTCATAACTCAAGAGATGTTTCAAGTTCGTCATATAGGTGTCTTCCGCTGTAGAAGTCGATCTCTGCCTTTCTGTCTTATGGTTCTAAGGTTGTGACATACGTACCGGCGATCATATCGTGGATGGCCCGTTTATCTTCTCTTAGTCCCACCATAAAGGCGCTAATGACTAAGGCAATACCTAGGGTCACTACATACACGATATGACCGACCAAGACTCTCAGTAACATGGTGCCAATACTGACGGGGCTTCCGTCTTTCCTGACAATGCGTACACCAAGAATTCTCTTGCCTACGGTATACCCGTACCATACGAGCGGTATCACAATCGTGTAAATGAGATACATAATATTAGAGAGTGCTTCTGCCACCTGTTCATTTGTCATTATAAGTCCGGCTAGCATAGCAATAGGCAGTGATACGATAATGGCATCTAGTATTTGGGCGGCAAGCCTTCTCCAAAAACCTCCGGGATAGTTTATGTTTTCCATCAATCTATACTCCTCTCCTTGCTTTTACGGGTTTTGTACCCACATAAGAGTATAGAGGAATGAGCTTAATGTGACAAGAATTTGAGCATTCAAATTAAATTTGTTGTTTCACCGGATGGCTATCCGTTGCTGACCGACGCCTGAACATAGACTGAACCCTTTTAAGGATGTCTTCATACACCATATAGATAGCTGGTATAAGCAATAGTGTGATAAGCGTACTGACCAACAGACCAAAGATCATGACAACGGCTAATGGCGATTGGAAGTGACTAGCGCCGCCCGTTGAAATCGCCATCGGTAACATCCCAGCGGCGGTCGTTAATGCCGTCATCATAATGGGGCGTAAGCGATCTCGTCCCGCTTCAACTAGTGCTTCTTCACTCTTGAGCCCTTGTAACTTCAGTTGTTTTGTTCGGTCAATAAGTAAGATGGCATTATTTAAGACGATGCCGATTAAAATAACCACGCCGACAGCAGACATCGCGTTTAATTCCTTTTGTGTCACAAACAATCCGAACAAGGCACCGACAAACGTGAGTGGCACGATTGACATCACGATAAAAGGATGGGCCAAATGATTAAACTGCACGGCCATAACACAATAAACGAGGAGCAAGGCCACAATCACAATAAACAGTATCTCAGTAAAGGTCTCTTCTTGATCTGCTAACTGGCCTAGCGTTGAGACAGTATAGTTCTCAGGTATCTCAAGCGATGCGATGACATCCTGAACATCCCGTTGAGCTTGACCTAGATCTTGGCTCGTGTCATCCGCTGAAATTACAACTGACCTCATACCATCGTGTCGGCTTATTTCTATCGGGGAGGGCACAACGTCTAAGGCTAGAAAGTCCGACATATCCTGTACCCCCGCTTGGGTCGTGACTAGTAGTGACGTGACATCTTCAGCCTCCTCAATCTTCTGATCACTCGTAAGTACGACGGGGTGGGTACGGCCTTCTAAGGTCACCTCATCGATCGTTTCTTGTCCGAGATGTAAGTTCAGTTGTTGTAGTAAGAACGCGCTTGTGAGTTGGCTGGCGGATAACGCTTCTTCATCTATATTAATAAGTAGTTCTTCGTTCGTTTGGGACAGCGTATGATTGACGCCGGAAAATCCGTCTAAGTCATCTAAAGCGGTGGCGATGTCATCTCCAATTTGCCGTAGTGTGTCCAAATCATGTCCTTGCACCATCACTTGTATGGGAGCTCCTCCCCCGCCTGCGAAAATAGCATCTGCAACGGCTTGAATCGGGTAGTCATTTTTCAGGCTGTCGACAATATCGTGTATGTCTTGTTTGACTTGCGTTTGACTAAGAGTGGCATTCTCTTCAGGTGTCATATTAATAAACAGATAGACACGTTTGGGATCTAAAATATTAACGAGGTAGTCCTCTATCTCTGAATGCGCGTCAAACGCTTGGTGCAGATCATCAGCGAGTTGGGTTTGTTCCTCTAGTGATAACATTTCCTCCAAAGATAATATAAGTTCCGCTTGCCTGTCATAGACATCGGGCATTAATCCCTGCGGAATATTTGGTATCAGGAAAATTGAAGCCACAAACACCATGACAAATAGAAATATCGTTAACCAACGGTAGCGTTTCTTGTTCACAATACCTCGCGTGAGGGTCGTATAGAGACGATACTGTTCCTTCTTCACTCTCCTACTTCTTCTTGGTTTATCATCATTCGATTTTAGCTTATCGTCACTCGATAGTTGCTCATCACTTGAAGATGTCGCGCTTGATGCTGTATCATTGTTGTTTGCTTTTTTAATCCATTGTTGGGCTAAGACGGGGATTAGGGTAAAAGAAACAAAGACTGAACTCAACAAAGCGATGACAATCACAATAGACATGATAAACGTGAACTCCCCCACTTCACCACTCAGCATGCCGATGGGTAGGAAGACCACAATGGTGGTGAGTGTAGCACTGATAATAGCCGTGTAAACCTCTTTGATCCCTTGGGTCACAGCTTTAAACTTGGACTGTCCCTGCTCTAATTTGCGGTAAATAGATTCAAGCATCACGATAGCGGTGTCGACCATCATTCCGATACCCAGACCTAGGCCGATAATTGTCAGCACGTTGATACTGTAATCTAAGACCCATACTGTCGCTAACGTCAATAAAACCGAGGACGGTATGGCTACTGCTATTACCAGTGTGGCTCTGAAGTTCCTCAGAAAAAGGAGTATAAGAAGAATGGCCAGTATACCACCGACAGCAACCTTCGTTTGAACATCGTAAACTGTTTTACCGATATAATCTCCCTTTGAAGTCAGCTCTTCTACTGTTAAGTGACCCATGAGGTCATCAGATTCCATCTCATCGAGTAGTCCTCGGACCGCTTCGGTGAGTTGAAAATCAGTGGCATCACTTGACCGGCCAACTTGAACGGAGATATACGTGTCATCCCCGTTTTTCCATAAGCGCGTGGAAGACTCAGATTCGGTTTGGGTCACATCGGCAATCTCCTCAAGCGTGACGAT carries:
- a CDS encoding YhgE/Pip domain-containing protein — protein: MRQKRYVLVVLVMMLIIPSFLVEAAPNVDADKTSEAEKVEGELASKDEVVYATLDPTGERSDIYVVNTLDVSKPGTINDYGSYSSVRNLTDLSDIHQEHNRVQIEAPEGQFYYQGNMKDGRELPWDFTISYRLNGEEMTPEELVGKDGHLQMNMTTSANENVDRTFYENYLLQVSIPLSPSIYSHIQTPDAMMANAGKDKILTFTVMPEEEGHIQFEADVVDFEMESIEISAVPSNMALEVDANGLTEDIRTLSDAINDIHEGVTALRTGVTDLNNGAKDLRQGSAEYQQGMMDISEASSELVNASSAINEALGTINDRLQNDTEEVDLSELQSLPDGLTQLADGLHETADGLSTLRENYDMAYNTLDGAMGDIPEYDITEEEIQRLYTSGADQDVLNQLIETYSAALKVKKTYAEVQEGFESVNTTLKAMNDSIQEMAHALHSTANDLSSSLKGTDDMNALKELQEGLAQLTSDYGEFHDGLLHYTEGVDQLASEYQDLHDGIDALSEGTNELEEGVGALQNGTETLTHSTARLPEQIQEEINSMTTDYDKSDFDPISFVSPKNEKINNVQFVMKTETIKKEDEERIEEPEQEEKGFWSRLLDLFF
- a CDS encoding efflux RND transporter permease subunit → MIGIVARMTKYKKWIVFSFILIAIISSVAQLFVSVNYRMVDYLPDDAQSTQAIDIMDQEFTTAVPNTRVMIHDVTVQEALNYKSQLVAIDGVSDVVWLDDLVDLKTPLEMIEPELIEDYYKDNKALFSLSVRDGEEVAATDAIYELVGDKGAIAGEALDTATSQKMAGTETLYAASLLIPIIILILVLSTTSWAEPVFFLVAIGVSVVINLGTNVFIGEVSFVTQSVAPILQLAVSLDYAIFLLHSFSDYRKKKYHVEEAMQLAVKKSFPTITASAATTFFGFTALTFMNFEIGSDLGFNLVKGIFLSYVTVILFLPALTLCFYKWIDKTQHKSFVPSFKGIGGRVLKMRVLSVIVVFALLIPSFLAQSQTAFTYGLGEQPETTRAGSDLLEIEASFGAFTPIVVLVPKGDVAKEAKLAQDLEEIEHVTSVMAYVNTVGSVIPSEYLDESMTSEFFSEHYSRMIINTDTGKEGDVPFGVVETVQQTAAHYYGDEALTLGESVTLYDIKNTVMRDNTVVNILTVVTIAIVLIITFRSVSIPLILLITIQSAVWINLSIPYFTATSLVFVGYLIISTVQLAATVDYAILLSDAYKENRRKMPSLRAIKKTLDEKTFSISVSASILSSVGYILWLTSSNPIVSSIGLLLGRGALLAFVVVVCFLPALLLMTDRWISRTTYRANFYEGE
- a CDS encoding TetR/AcrR family transcriptional regulator, with the protein product MIGLNAKLDRRKKYTRMVLKDSLMSLLKEKQISSVTVKELCERADINRSTFYSHYSDPYDLLYSIEEEMIEDINETFSQYNYTKEEEALQMTEVMLEYIVANSEKCQILLSEHGDIAFQKRIMKIAQQFLMKNWLDVISFDKEDQALSEYISMFVVSGSIHVVRNWLNNGMDQSPKEMAKIITDLTNNGLSSLR
- a CDS encoding GNAT family N-acetyltransferase, which gives rise to MNIRLRHKDEKPPMALLLLADPSPRIVEAYLERGDCYIAEMNNETIGIYVLLPTRPETVELVNIAVVEEKHGRGIGRLLIKDAIQTAKRNGYQTIEIGTGNSSIGQLALYQKCGFRITGIDRDFFTSHYQEDIYENGIQCRDMIRLAQNLL
- a CDS encoding DUF4440 domain-containing protein, which gives rise to MALSSLRAYIFELEKRLMKYDPKDLDTLLAEDFYEIGSSGQVYRKHDQLVAAHKETTLKIAYTVSDFDMKLLAPDIALVTYQTTRHHDMKISLRSSIWQLKHNQWQMTFHQGTPTNNT
- a CDS encoding SRPBCC family protein, which codes for MLARVEITHTFNASREQVFKAFTEAEHLQNWWGPKGWAFHVSQSDFRPGGVFHYSQQPADGDVMWVKFVYNEMVAPEKIVYTNFFSDEEGQIVRAPFDESWPLETLNTLMFTEDEGQTTLTAIITPASATEEELKTFGASQDMVHAGFSGTFNQLEDYLSKESK
- a CDS encoding VOC family protein, giving the protein MQNTNQNIVPHLWFDKEANEAAKFYASIFPDSKITNETTIHDTPSGDCDVVSFELRGQKFMAINAGPLFTFNPSTSFIVNFDPSREENASQHLSEVWTKLSEGGTVLMPLDKYPFSEKYGWIQDKYGLSWQLILSDPEGEERPPIVPSLMFVGDRCGQAEEAVHFYLSVFKHSKQGLKVHYPQGMEPDKEGTIMFSDFMLENQWFAAMDSARDHKFGFNEAISFMVYCDSQEEIDDYWHKLSVVPESEQCGWLKDQYGVSWQIVPRKMEEIMSSNSTPEQIARVTQATFKMKKLDLAELQRAYEG
- a CDS encoding DUF899 family protein produces the protein MNQNYNTSTLPKVVDRSTWQAKLDELRIREKAHTREGDAIAAARRRLPMVEVDSTIPLIGPDGPVTLLETFEGRHQLVVYYHMWHTGKPAAEQCEGCTFSTTHINELSYLHSRDVSYATFCQGPYKESSQYRDFMGWTVPWYSVPQDSVDRLIVGRHFGILVSYIRDGDKVYETYWTTGRGNELMSPSYGLLDLTVYGRQEFWEDSPEGWPQRWGSKGGQFQLDGRPTAQWSRLAAGRSDDLG
- a CDS encoding methylated-DNA--[protein]-cysteine S-methyltransferase — translated: MQPFTVAVIDIIKHIPKGHTMTYGQVARLAGHPRAARQVARILHSSSAKYLLPWHRVINAKGEIALNDPDKVERQKSLLEAEGVVIVGKRVVTGNNSTVKDF
- a CDS encoding RDD family protein; translated protein: MENINYPGGFWRRLAAQILDAIIVSLPIAMLAGLIMTNEQVAEALSNIMYLIYTIVIPLVWYGYTVGKRILGVRIVRKDGSPVSIGTMLLRVLVGHIVYVVTLGIALVISAFMVGLREDKRAIHDMIAGTYVTTLEP